Part of the Polyangiaceae bacterium genome, GGAATTCCGTGCGTGGTGCTGGCGGGCTCGTTTGACGGAGAAATCATCACGAGCAAACAGGGAAAGGACGTTCATCGCCCTGGGTGGGCTTTCCTTTGCCGACCAGCACCAACTGGCTTTCGCCTTGCTTTCCAGTGACAAGAGGCATCGAGCGGCCGTGCGGCGGTCGTTCCCACAAAGAGGCTCGCGGGATGGGCGCTCCCCGCGAATGCTCTCATCGAAAGAGCAAGGTCACCCCAGCAACGCCTGGTACTGCCGCTGGACCGACTCGAACTTCTTCCCCAAGTCCTCAACGACCTTGAGCGCACGAGGGAACCCAACGGCCAACGCCGCCTTCTTCAGCTCGGACTCGCTGCCACCACCGCCACCACCGGGGAAGACCTGGAACACGGGCGTCTTGCGCTTCGGTCCGGGCTTGCCCTTGGTCTTCGATGTGCCGCCCTTCTTCTTGTCGTACGCACGAGTGGTGTAGACGAGGCCGACGCTCATCTTGATGCCGGCCTTCTTCGCCAGGGCTGCGATCTCGTTCGCGGTCTTCGTTGGGTACTTCCGAACGAAGGCTGATGCCGAACCCTTGCCGCCCTTCTTCTTGGAGCTGGCCTTGGCCTTCGGGGTCTTCTTCCCGCCACCCCCGGAAAGCTTCGACTTCAGCTTGTAGATGAACGAGGGCGCGATGGTCATCTTCGCCTCAGCCCCGGCCTTGACGATATCGACGGCGCTCATGCCGGCCTTGAGCTTCTCCCTGATGAAGTCGCTCTTGCTCGGACCGGAGCCTTTGGGCTTGGAGGTAGAGGACTTCTTCTTCGAGGCTTTCTTCGTGGCCATGTTCATCTCCATCTTGGGGTAGGCCCCCGCCCGAACCGGGGGAGCATACACGCTTCCGGGGGCGGTGGTCTTAGCACTTCGAGCATCCAGGACAGGGCGGGCGGTCCCGGTGTTGCTAGGTTCGGGACTGAGGTCGCTGCCCCTATAGGTGTTGAACCTGAATCACAACCGACTGCGTTTTGGGCTGATCGCACTCATCTCCTGGGACGAATACACTCGAACTGGCCGGTGCGAATCCGGCCGCAGTGACCTCCAACAAGTAGGTAACGTTCGTCGGACCAAAGATCGAAAACTGGCAGCCCGTACCGCACCACGTGAAAGGCACACCGCCGTCTACCCCACACACGACGGTCTGGTCGTATCCTGGCGCCGTTGCGTGGATACTTGCTTCGCAGACTGTCGCCTTCGACGACATCTCGTGGACTTCAACAATGATCGAGGCAGCAGCCGAGCCGACACACGATTCGTCATCAGACCCGCACGATAGGCAGGAGACGAGTGCCACGCACGAGAGCTGCCAGCGCGTGAAGCCCCTCACCGTGGCCACCCCTTAGCAAGCTTCCCCAGATCGACCGTCGAGAGCCTCACGAGAGAGTCAATGCGCTGCGCAGCCGAGGGGTCAGCGATATGGTCCGCCTCTCCGAGGAGGATCTCGCTGCTCGTCACGTTCAAGACGCGCTGGAACGACTTGCCCGGGCGATTCTGGATTCTCCAGACTTTGGCGGCAGAGAGCGAAACAACCAGAAGAGAACAGGTGACGGCGCCTACGTCAGCGTCCTGGCCACAGCCAATAGTTGAGGCGAATCCGCCGCCGACGTGAAGGTCCGCGAGTCCCGTAGTCGCGGGCAGGTCTGCGACAAATGCGGGGTTGACGTCCGTTGTGTCGGCCGATAGCGCTGCATACCAAAGTGACGCCTTCGCGTATGTGCCAGTGCTCCAATCCGGGCCGCCGACGGCCACCCAGTACAAGTCGGTGGCAGATGCGGAAACGCGCACAGGGTTGAGCCCCTCCTGATCGACAAGCGTCCATACCGTCTTTGCCGCTGGGCGAAACGCACGCAGGACACCTTTCCCGGCAGCGGTTTGGGTGGCCCACACGACAACATCATCCCTCGCGATCGAGGAGAATGTGACACTCCCAGATTCGACCGTGGACAGGGTTCCAAGAGGGCCATCGGCGATCGTGATCGACGAGGATGATGTGGCAGCGGTTTCGTTCTGCCAGGTCGGACCGAGGTTGGAGGCCAGCGTGACGAATCCCGCTGAGCGATCCCGATGAAGCGACCCCAACGCTGAAGAAGCCGAACACGGCTGTGATGTCCGTGATCTTCGACGACTCGACCAGGAAGGAGTAATCTTGAACCCGATGCACGCCCTGAAGGCCCACGTGAAGAACGGCCGTCTCGTTCTCGACGAACCGACTGATCTGCCGGAAGGCAGAGAGGTCGAGCTTGTTGTCCTGGACGACGAAGAGTTCGCCCCAGAGGAGAAGGCTCGGTTGCTCCAGGCCATCGAGGACGGGGTCGAAGATTTCGAGCGAGGCGACCACATGGACGGCTTCGAGTTCATCGCCCAGCTACGAGCCAAACGTGAAGCTGCGAGTCGGTAAGCGGGCTCAGCGACAGGCCGACCGGATCGAAGAGTGGTGGGTCGAGAACCGGCCAGCGGCACCAAGTCTCTTCACGGACGAGCTAGAGGAACTCTTCGAGCACATCCGGACCACGACCGCAGCGGGTGTCCGATGGCCGACTTCGAAACGTCCTGACCTTCGACGGATCTTGATGCCCCGTACGTTGAACCACATCTACTTCCGAGTGGACGAGGCGAAGGGCGTCGTTCACGTCCTCGCGGTCTGGGGTGCTCCTCGTGAACGAGGGCCGAGGCTGTGAAGCCCAAGTTCAACATGGACGGGATCTGTCGCGAGCTTGGCAACGACCTGAGCCGGCTGGTTCGCCCTACCGGACCGTGGGAACGCGATGAATGGAATGACTTCCTCGAAGAGAGGCTGGCCCTTCCGCGCAGAAAATCCTACGAGGCGATCTTGAACGAGCTAAACGGGCACTTTGGCTACAAGGCTCAGCACGACGCGAACAGCAACGTTTCCAGCAATGCCGAGGACGACAGCGAAAACGACAATCGTCACCCGGCTCCCAACGCCGCCCACGGGATCATCCAGCGCAATGGTGCGTGGTCGCTGATCGAACGACTTTTTCGGCAGTCGCCTTCGCAAGCCGATCTCATCTGGATCACCTACAATTTCGCCGCTCCACGAGAGGCGATTGAGTTTCTCGTTCGCCGCGCAATCAAGGCCAGGGTGCTCTGCCGTCACCCTCGCTCTGGAGTGGCGCTGAGCCGCACAAGCTTCGACGCCTGGCACAAGCGAGGAATCGGGCCGATCCTCGGCCTGAAGGTTCGTGAGGGCGAGGACGAAGAGGAGGTGCCAGGAGCACTACACGCAAAGGCAATCCCGTCTCGCTCCCAGCATGTTCGGCAAGGGTTCAGCCATGGCGTCCAGGTGGCAGTTGACGAGCGTCAACTCGCCTACACCTGCCGTCTCATGCGACCTACACGTCAAAGACCACGCTGGCCGCCAAGTGGTGGACAGTCGCACGCTCCCGGATAGAATCGAACGTGCGGGAGGTGGCGTATGGGCGGATTCGCTAGTGCATTGCGCGTGCTTGGTGTTTCAACCGTCGGCGTGACCGGTGCCGCCTTCGCCGGGTGTAGCCCTGACGTTTCGGGATCAGCGAACCTCGCATCCCAGGGTGCCGAGGTCATCTGGGGTAACGCCAACCTGAAGAACTTTGAAAACGTATCGAGCCCAGCTCATCAGGAGTACGGCACGGCGGTCGGGCTGATGGCAAACAAGTCGGCCCTAGATTCAACCTCCTTCAGTTGCCCGGTGCCGCCGACTGCGACTGACTGCACCTGGATCATGTCCACCACGCCCTCCGGGTTCTGTGCAGGTGAGCTTTTCGCCTCCGAGCGAAAGTTGCCGAACGCGGCCTGCACGACATTCATGATTGGACCCGACCGATTCGCGACTGCCGCTCACTGCATGACCGACCTAGTTGCTCCGTGGAACGGATGGGATCAGGAGTGCGCCCAGCGCTCCGTCGTGATGCGTTGGCGGACGAGCAGCCCGAATTTCCCGATGGGCAACCAGAACATCCTTTCGCGGCACATCTACTTCTGCGATGCGATCCTCGCTCACGGTCCGAGTGCGCTGCCGGCGACCAGCGGGTTGCCGGATGATTGGGTGGTGTTCCGGGTGGACCGTCCGGTCAGCGGAGGAACGGGCACGGGCGGCCCGCTGACGACGGATCGCGAGCCCCTCTTTCCGGCTGCCGCGCCCCCAGCGATCTCCCAGAACAACCTCATTTGGACCCACAATTCTGGGCTTCCCCTCAAATTGGACAATCAAGTCAGCATTGCCGCCATTGGACAACAGTTCAACACTAATGGCGGTCCGGGAACGTTCACCGTGGAGGCGGACCTTCTACCGGGCTCTAGCGGCGCTCCGGTCCTGACGCCATCCGGTACGGTCTCCGGAATGGTCATTGCCGGGCCGAATATCGTTCTCGACCCGACCGGCTGTGAGCGTGACTGTTTCCCGACCGGACAGGGCGCACCTACGTGCCCGCTCTTGAACCACCATGGGATCGCGCTAGACCTGAAGCAGATCCCGCGCAAGTGGCTGCCAGTCGCGTACGACTACGACTTGGACGGGGCTGTCGACGACTTCTTGGCGTTCTACGAGAACCAAGGCACCTTGTGGATCAACATCTATCTCGATGCTGCGTTCCTCGGGTCGTATGACACCACGCTGCCCGTCTCGCAGCAGCAGGCCGACAAGTTCTCTTTCGTTCCACTGGGCGACTTCGACAATGACGGCGTCCAGGACTTCGTCGTGGTTGCTGGCGGGCAAGCAATATTCTTCGATGCAACGTTGACGCCATGGCTCTTTCCCCTGCTCGTTGGAACGTACGTCGAATACTCAACAGGGGACGCCGACAAGGACGGTTTCGTTGATCTAGAGCTGATCCGCGAAGACGGGACCAGAGACCTGTACTTCGGCGGGGCCAACGGACCCACCAAAGGCGTCCCGCTCTCGGGATTCCCAACTGCGGACGGAGATGATGGGCGCTTCGTGACCGTGACGGGGCAACCGTTCGCCACGGTTCAGAACCAGCGCACCCGGTTCCTCATCGGTGTGCCGCCGGGCCAAAACACCTTCGCAGTTCAGGTCTTCGATGGCGACCAAGCTCTGGGAAGTCTCTACGACACAGGCAGCAACAGCGGCACTCGTACGTGCTACGAGCTTTACAGCTCGAAGGATAAGGCGAACCCCGAAACGCCCGTGCCGGCGAAAGTCGTGGAGGATTCTGCGCTTCCAGATGCCGCTTGGGGGACCGTTTACGGCGGGCCGACCTTCGGGACAGCCAGCGGAAGCGGGGCGCACTTCTACATTCTCGACGTGTACCTGACCCAGGGGAACTGCGGTCAGGCGGTCGTTCCCGTCACCGCCGGGCTGACGAACAGCTTCAAGGTGCGAGCTGCTGGTCAGGTCAGCACGATCGCCAATGACTTTGCGTTCATCGCCCGTGACCTTTCGGGGCCATTCGCTGTGGGTCCGCTCGCCGACACTGCGATGCCGGACACGAAGTATGACGGCGTCTTTCGGTTTTTCGTGGATGTGGGTACCGCCTCGGTCTCGATGATGCTTCGAGATGCGGACGCAGACATCTTGGTGGACGACGACCCGGCGGTTGTTGGCCAGCGCGGACCACTCGATGTGAAGGCAAATGGCGTGGCGACCGGTGCCAGCGCGGACATCCGATACGACGTGCTGAACCCCTCTGGGGCGGTTGTGCTCGCCAATACGAACCCCTCGGGGAACAACGATAGCGTGAATGTCACCGACGAAGAGCGGTTGACGGTCTCCGTGCAGGGCACTCCGGGCGCGTGGGAGTGGCGTTGGCAAAACGTGCGAGTTCAAAACAACGTCCGCATTTGGGCGCCGGTAGGTTCTCCGGTCACGTACGAAGTTTTCGGTCAGCCAACCCGCAGGTTGAGCCCAAGTGGCGCTGTCCCTGTCGAGACTTGGTTCGCTGCTGACCCGAGTGGATTCTTGCCGATCACGATCGCCGGGAGGACAGTAAGTTCAGCGGCCGAGGCGTTGGCCATTCTCGCCCGCATGGCCCCCGAGTTTGGTGGAGCCAACAGCTCACACGTCGCAGTGTGCCACGTGCCCCCTGGGCAGAAAGGGGCGAAAGCTCACATGCTCGTCGTCGGGGCACCCGCACTCCAGGCGCACCTGTCCCACGGTGATGCGACAGGCGCCGCACGCATCATGGCTGAGGTGTACTCCGAGTTGCTGGCGGCCAAGCTCAACGTCGTTGCGAGAGCTGCGGGCGGCGAGAACCTAGCGAATGCGTTTGTCTACACGCGAAACATCTCTGTCTCTGATGCCATTGCAGCCGCAGAGTCTCTGCTGGTCAGCCAACTCGCCTGCGGATGGACCTCTGCCAACGCTGCCGACATTCTCGCCCTCCTGCGAGCGATAAACAGCGCGGAAGTCACATTCTTCATGCCCGCCGCGCCTACAGTCCCTATCACGAGCGCCAAGCAGGCCTCGAAGTCCCAGCCCAGCCAACAGTTCCTCGGTCTCTGACAGCGATGAGCTTGGCCGAAGTTGCGGTCTCTGCGCGGAGCCTGTGGTTGCCTTTGCTCGGTGCTGTTGTTGCGACGACATGCGGTCCAACCCCCGGACCATCCAGAGGTACCGGGCCGGCTGTTGTCCCGGTGCAACAGGTAGTGCGTGAAGCTGGCACTCCCGCCTCGGACAGCGGTGCCAGCGACGGCACATCGGTCGGTGAGGTCGCGGTGGAGGTCTCTATTGAGCGTCTGATCGCTGAGCCGGCAACCTACGCTGCGAAGCGCGTGACCACCGCCGGTTGGGTGGTTCCCTGCGATGCCGGAAACGCATGCGGGACTTATTGCGGTCGCTGCGCCCTCTGCACCAGCCGTGCCGCATTCGTGCCACCTGGCACTGCGACAATGGCGCAATGCGAACGCAATGGCCACGCACTCATCATCATGGACCTCGATGTCCTCAACAAGTACATGTGCCACTCCACTAGCTGCGCTGATGCTTGCTTCAGGACTTGTCCTTTCCCCGCAAGAACTTCCGTGAGTTTGACCGGAAGGATCAAGCACGCCGAAGCCACTCCACAGACCGACATCGGCCAGGATCAGTGGGTTTTTGTTCCAGATCCGCCATAGCCCTCTGCGGTGCGCCGATCACTTCTCCCGATCCCTCGCACTCACCGTCCCCACCCACTTCACGTTCTTCCTGGCCCCGAGCTTCCAAGTCTCGGTCAGCTCGTCCCGGGTGACCTTCACCAGCCCTTCCCCAGCCGGATCGGCCACCGTGAACTCGGTGAGGTCGTGGTCGTCGAGGATGATCACGTACCGGTGCTCGACATAGCCGTTCACTTTTCTGCCAAGCCTGAGCACCTCGACCCAGCGCTCTGAGTGAAGCTCGAACGGGTCAAAGTCGATCTTGGTGGACCTGGAGGCGAACATCCCGTTGGCGTCGGCGAGTCGGTGAAGATCACTGTCTGCGAGTCCGCCTCGGGTCAGGTGATCCTCGATGCGCTCTTGGATCTCGCTGTCGGTGACGTTCTCGACAAGCAGCTCGGCCTGCGATCCAGGCTCGACCAGGCCGAGCCTCACCGCCGCCAGGTGCAGCATGACCAGGCCGGATCTCGATGCCGGGATGCCGCTCGGGACTGCCAGGTCGGGAACGACCCTCGACAGCTCTTGTTCGACCAAGGCGAGCACATGATCGACGACGGCCTCGATCTTGAACTGTCCATCCGTTGCCTCGGCCACATCCTTGATGCTCGATTGCCCGATCCGTGGACGGTGATCACGTCGGGGGCGTACCCGTGATCGGCGACGGCGGGATCGGCCGGAAGCTCCACGTGGCAGCCTCGAAGGGCTCGACCACCGAGTCGCACGTGAAGCACGGGGCGTCCACGTTCGAGGCGGAAGAAGCGTTGTTCGAGCCGGACGCCTCGGGCCTGGGCGGAGGTGAGGATGAGGCGTGCGAGGTGGAGGGCTTCGTAGGGCTCCGACGTTACCCGCAACCCCGTTGGCACTTGACGGTCGTGGCGTCCACCAGTTGGCAAACAGGATAACCATCCGCACAGTACACCTGGCAGACGGCGTCAGTGCGCCACTCGCCCACGGATGAGAATCCGGAAGCACCGCCGTCTATCGTGACCTTGTAGGACGGACATTCTTCGGGGCGCGTGGCGTCTTGTCCGCCACCACATGCCAATGGAAGCAGACCGGCTGGGAGCAGCACAACGGACGCTAGTGCCAGCGAGGACCTTCGACGTCGCACATACCTCTCTTCGGGACTTAGAAGCCCGATCAAAATTACCGCTCCCTTTTGTCGCACGACGAACCACCAACCCCGTCAGTCTATTTCCATCTCGGGATTCGATAATTTCGACTGGGCGCCTAACTGCTACGGAAGCCAAGCAGTGAGGCCCGCGCACGTCGTTGATGCGAGCTTCTCGTCCAAGACCAGAGCTTCATCGCTGATCAACCCACCCTGCTGCTGGTTGTTACCACCCGGGATATCGCCCGGCTTGACCCAGCACTCGACGGACAGTGATCCGGTGAACGTCGCGTTTAGACTTGGCGGTGTGGCTCCGGTCACCGTTCCGGAGACCTTCCCCTTGCCGAGTTTGAACGGGAGGTCCCCCGTTGAGGATTGAACTGTGCCCGATGCACCTTGTCGGGTGACGTTGGCAACACCGGGATCCGGAGGCGTCGCAGACACACGAAGCGTCTTTGCGCCAGTGCTCAAATCTGACACCTCAAGCGTTCCTATGGCTGTCCAAACGTCAGGGCCGTTACTCGCCTGGACGCGCAGTTCCTGCGAGGTGGGCGTGACGAAGAGAACGGCTGGTGAGGTCGATTCGAATGTCCCTTCCGACGTGACAATGGTCAGAACCGAGGGCGGTGGTGCGCTGCTCCCCTGGCTACTCTTTTTTTGTGGCGGGTCTGAAGCACACCCGATCAGTGATGCGCAAACGAAGAAGCACACGAGTTCCCTTGCCATCTTCATCGCCCTCCTAGCACGTAACGTTCACTGTCTTGCAGGCGTGAACGGCATTGTCCTGTTCATTGGATTCTGCGGTCCCGTTCTGCGTATCAACTTGCCACAGGATCCAGTAAATCCCGTTGGGGACGCTGGGAACGGTGAGATTCAGGGTCTGGGTGGAATAGGTACCAGGTGGGTTATATGCAGTCCCAACGAACATGTTCCATCCGCCCGAGTATCCGCTCGGGGAGTTGTTCAGGAAGATCCGCACACCGTGGGACAGGGGTGCCATCCACCCATTGCTCCCAATGGAGACCGTGACGCTCAGGGTCTGGCCTCTACATCGGTTAATTGTGACGCAAGACCCGGACTCTGTCGCCTGCACTACGCCGTTCACGTACTTCTGAGCCGTGGCGAACAGATTGGCCCCGGGCGAATGGTACGTGCCGTATAGAGCTCTTACACCGGCTGCATCATCTGGGAATGGTTCACCGTGGAAACCCGGTCCACCATTGAGCGGGTACGGAGTATTTGAGCGCATCACAGCAAATTGATTGTTGTCGTGCCCGAGACCCATTGCATGACCGAACTCGTGAAGTACGACGACCCGGCCTTGGTTCGTGTTGCTCCAGTTCCAAAAGCTCTCGTCCTCGTTCCAGTAGTTGAGCTGGTTCGACAGCTTGATGTCGCACTCGCTCCACCCGAACCACGATTTCCAGCAAGTCGCCAGGCCATTCAACCCGCCGATCTGTGCCGGGTTCACCGTTGCGGTTTCGCTTCGTCCGTTCTGAGCGGTGATGACACACCCGTCGTTGTACCACCAGTTCCAATCCATGACGGCGGCGACGTTGTCCCACTGATCGCCCGCATTCCAATACGACCAGTCCGAATCCCACCCATCCGGCATGCTGCACCTATCGCGGTACATCCTGACACCTGGAAACCAACTACAGATGGTACCCGGCAGGCCACCGCAACCAGTCGCGTTCCAAACGTACGCCTCCGAGCTAGGAGCCGATAGGAACATCGCGCCGGCAACCAAAAACGAGGAGATCCTTGCAGCTTTCATTCTTGCGCTCCTACTCACTCAGTGGGCACTGGCGACGTTTCTGCGACCTTCCAAGAGAGGCCGGCCTCCGGCTTCAACGAGACTACTGCTTCGAAGGGCGCTCCAACTTCGGCGGCTGCATTTGCCATCGCGAGAATGAAGTCCGACTTCTTCATGCCGTTTGGTGGCGCTGCTGGGGCATTTGAATAACTCTCGCCAAACGCGATCCCTGCCTTGCCCGCACCAGTAACGACACGACCAGTCGGCCCAACCACGAAGCTCCCCGACGGCGTGTCTTGAACGGAGAACAGGAGACCGGCCCATATTGGGGTGTACAAGCTAGCCCGGGCCGAAACAAAGAAGAGGTATCGCTTGCCTTGAAGCACCTCGGGCAAGTCGAAGACCACCATTTCCTCGCCGTTTGGCGTCTTGCCACCAAGGTGAGAGAACTCGTTAGAGTCTGGTGTAACTCCAGCGTGCGTGACCATGTCAGACAGGACAAAGTAGGTCCGTGGCCCCAGCTCTGGATCGTACTTCTCGTAGGTCGAGGAGACGGTCGCCTCGAAGATCGACGCTACATCAGCAAGAGGGTGACGCGGCGCGACTGCGGGCGACGCGGTCTTCGAAGT contains:
- a CDS encoding type II toxin-antitoxin system RelE/ParE family toxin; this encodes MKLRVGKRAQRQADRIEEWWVENRPAAPSLFTDELEELFEHIRTTTAAGVRWPTSKRPDLRRILMPRTLNHIYFRVDEAKGVVHVLAVWGAPRERGPRL
- a CDS encoding matrixin family metalloprotease, with product MPDGWDSDWSYWNAGDQWDNVAAVMDWNWWYNDGCVITAQNGRSETATVNPAQIGGLNGLATCWKSWFGWSECDIKLSNQLNYWNEDESFWNWSNTNQGRVVVLHEFGHAMGLGHDNNQFAVMRSNTPYPLNGGPGFHGEPFPDDAAGVRALYGTYHSPGANLFATAQKYVNGVVQATESGSCVTINRCRGQTLSVTVSIGSNGWMAPLSHGVRIFLNNSPSGYSGGWNMFVGTAYNPPGTYSTQTLNLTVPSVPNGIYWILWQVDTQNGTAESNEQDNAVHACKTVNVTC